Proteins co-encoded in one Phalacrocorax carbo chromosome 5, bPhaCar2.1, whole genome shotgun sequence genomic window:
- the LIN7C gene encoding protein lin-7 homolog C, producing MAALGEPVRLERDICRAIELLEKLQRSGEVPPQKLQALQRVLQSEFCNAVREVYEHVYETVDISSSPEVRANATAKATVAAFAASEGHSHPRVVELPKTEEGLGFNIMGGKEQNSPIYISRIIPGGIADRHGGLKRGDQLLSVNGVSVEGEHHEKAVELLKAAQGKVKLVVRYTPKVLEEMESRFEKMRSAKRRQQN from the exons ATGGCGGCGCTGGGCGAGCCGGTGCGGCTGGAGCGAG acATCTGCAGAGCAATTGAGTTGCTGGAAAAATTACAGCGAAGTGGAGAAGTGCCAccacaaaagctacaggctttGCAAAGGGTCCTTCAAAGTGAATTCTGTAATGCTGTAAGGGAG GTGTATGAACATGTATACGAAACTGTGGATATCAGCAGTAGCCCAGAAGTTAGAGCTAATGCAACAGCAAAG GCTACTGTAGCCGCATTTGCTGCTAGTGAAGGTCATTCCCATCCCAGAGTGGTTGAACTACCCAAAACTGAAGAAGGTCTTGGATTCAACATTATGGGAGGCAAAGAACAAAATTCTCCCATCTACATCTCTCGAATTATTCCTGGCGGCATAGCTGATAGACATGGAGGCCTGAAACGTGGAGACCAACTGCTGTCTGTAAACGGAGTG AGCGTCGAAGGTGAACACCATGAAAAAGCAGTAGAACTGCTGAAGGCAGCTCAAGGAAAGGTTAAATTAGTTGTGCGATACACGCCAAAGGTCCTGGAAGAAATGGAGTCGAGATTTGAAAAAATGAGATCGGCAAAACGCAGGCAGCAAAATTAA